In the Clavelina lepadiformis chromosome 8, kaClaLepa1.1, whole genome shotgun sequence genome, one interval contains:
- the LOC143469499 gene encoding nephrocystin-3-like isoform X4 yields MKRHSSQPAGQFFASLMLRQKNDGNVRPSVSLRSSGSFDPSSPYSQLLPPEVIESFRKEYEALKLTNEQEIQALQRKEQKMDTENNRLRAELQALNKQCQKLRQERDVAKDRCYEASERAIALEQDREKVQRQFKIFRETKESEIQDLLQAKRQLESKFQRLEAHGMATVDDHNFSSNDTMQNLRNSAGQFGVESEWWAAPESEATSLFGSCIHLQNDSNLECSDSLPDMHDNARLRDTEDFDQDFTSTNTFSTLNNFTNVPPATQTGDFYPTAILRCYVSATPDVIQDAKMLLLHPDLKELKQSCIKEGYCLSIAHFTGMENYHQILKEGECSDLPNNATIQFAVSKCSVFVIFIGSVLGPYTETECQEAHFNMPGLKNTLFCIKQSSHNTSNSCAKILKRIEESSVKKTSFYNSPDDGCNTALKEIFKAVLLEFGVNMPNSCTNSYHAPYEVSCIDEVGLDPYVEVTQHEIALMTSKENQVKVVGLDKSFDRMDEAVSSPGPVPPLLVSGTAGSGKTCLLSSWISRLRSNCPDALILSHFVTGPSAVDADPVILLRRLLLQLCQHLPAGNPSQTQLYASYDVIRLSETLPRWLEQLSSRSNRRIVLVIDSLDLIQDAQKHFNWLLDPLHVGVRVVFSVGVDSCPEEWRQFPTLHLEPLSVQSVKTLLSEHAVKRNVLLSQQWEYDVISHCRTATTCHPLYVTLLSMLVCNICEGYISQKFFHACCQTRDSVELYGMFLHETEEKCSSQDTNNYVKATLQFIACSPYGLSETELMSLVPDLTWLTWTNLIHTLTMLCIIKEKAGFFVPHNSEISRLLFERYVGNHSNKRRCHKKMLAWLRSYYGNLVSPRSTDLLLWLLHEDEERDDLFTVLRSPYVFYLMYSRGRASELVGLWNFLNEEKQAIATYYNDALKQLETTWNQQNNKLHSMTEVAHIYEAFGRFLKDLGLMEEAVAALQRSLEIQETVLDPDHPAIADTLHHLASVYVQWGKLSAAEPLYRQSLELVESAAGSDHPRVAQELSALVKIARKTGRRDYANQLQLRVISITKRNGKISLNHLERIRKRTLTLEELTLGEDSLETAQALYDLGVLYHLQNNLENAESVFKRSVKIREKLIGRKNLEVAQCLHNLGSVYNERRQYSKALDCMSDALTIRKEMLGLHDSSTVSTLKHVAVLYKKLNDHNKARHSYEHLLQISIEVSGEKSTSTANAMVDLAVAECQTKHLDAAFPLYKKALVIYRNVYGGSCQQVSQTLRNIAVLLYQQGNLEEAAKVYKESMGDKSHK; encoded by the exons GATAGAGAAAAAGTTCAGCGCCAATTTAAGATTTTTAGAGAAACCAAAGAGTCAGAAATTCAAGATCTATTGCAG GCCAAGCGACAATTGGAGAGTAAATTCCAACGATTGGAAGCTCATGGCATGGCAACTGTTGATGATCATAACTTTAGTAGTAATGACACTATGCAAAATTTAAGGAATTCAGCTG gCCAGTTTGGTGTAGAGAGTGAATGGTGGGCTGCACCAGAAAGTGAGGCTACCTCACTATTTGGAAGTTGTATACACCTACAAAATGATTCTAATTTGGAGTGCTCTGATAGTTTACCTGACATGCATGACAATGCAAGGCTTCGAGATACTGAA GACTTTGATCAGGATTTTACGTCAACAAATACTTTTTCCactttaaataactttacaaATGTTCCTCCAGCCACTCAAACTGGGGATTTCTATCCAACAGCAATATTAAG atgTTATGTTTCTGCCACTCCAGATGTGATTCAGGATGCCAAGATGTTATTGTTGCATCCAGATCTCAAAGAATTAAAACAATCTTGCATCAAAGAAGGTTATTGTCTTTCTATTGCTCATTTCACTG GTATGGAAAATTatcatcaaattttaaaagaaggAGAATGTTCGGACTTACCAAATAATGCTACAATACAATTTGCTGTGTCTAAATGTTCCGTTTTCGTCATTTTTATTGGAAGCGTTTTGGGGCCATACACTGAGACGGAATGTCAGGAAGCGCATTTCAATATGCCTGGTTTAAAGAATActttattttgtataaaacaGAGT AGCCACAATACTTCTAATTCTTGTGCTAAAATTCTTAAACGTATTGAGGAAAGCTCAGTTAAGAAGACGTCGTTCTACAATTCTCCTGATGATGGATGTAATACAGCTTTAAAGGAGATATTTAAAGCTGTGCTCCTG GAGTTTGGAGTGAATATGCCAAATAGTTGCACTAATTCTTATCATGCCCCATATGAGGTGAGCTGTATTGACGAAGTGGGATTGGATCCATATGTTGAAGTAACACAGCATGAAATAGCTTTGATGACCAGCAAGGAGAACCAAGTAAAAGTAGTTGGCTTGGACAag TCATTTGATAGAATGGATGAGGCTGTATCATCTCCTGGTCCAGTGCCACCACTTTTGGTTTCCGGTACTGCTGGTTCCGGgaaaacatgtttgttatCAAG TTGGATATCCAGACTACGAAGTAACTGTCCAGATGCACTTATATTGTCTCACTTTGTCACTGGCCCGAGTGCAGTCGATGCCGATCCTGTTATTCTTTTAAG GCGGCTGCTGTTGCAGTTATGTCAGCACTTACCTGCTGGCAATCCATCACAAACTCAATTATATGCTTCATATGATGTTATTCGGCTGAGTGAAACCCTTCCACGCTGGCTTGAACAGCTTTCATCTCGAAGCAATAGACGTATTGTACTTGTAATTGATTCATTAGACTTAATTCAG GATGCtcagaaacattttaattggCTATTGGATCCTCTACATGTAGGGGTAAGAGTTGTTTTTTCTGTAGGAGTAGATTCATGTCCAGAAGAGTGGCGCCAGTTTCCAACTTTGCACTTGGAGCCACTTTCTGTTCAATCTGTTAAAACTCTCCTTTCAGAGCATGCAGTAAAAAGAAATGTACTGCTTTCTCAGCAATGG GAATATGATGTCATATCCCATTGCCGAACTGCAACAACATGTCATCCTCTTTATGTTACTTTGCTGTCTATGTTAGTTTGCAA CATTTGTGAGggatatatttcacaaaagttttttcatgCTTGTTGTCAAACTCGAGATTCAGTTGAACTCTATGGAATGTTTTTGCATGAAACAGAAGAAAAATGTAGTAGCCAAGATACTAACAATTACGTGAAAGCTACTCTTCAG ttTATTGCTTGTTCTCCCTACGGACTTTCAGAAACCGAGCTAATGTCATTGGTACCAGACTTGACTTGGTTAACATGGACGAATCTCATACATACACTAACAATGTTGTGTATTATTAAAGAAAAGGCCGGATTTTTTGTACCACACAATTCTGAG ATATCTAGGTTGTTATTTGAAAGATATGTCGGAAATCATTCCAATAAAAGGAGATGCCATAAAAAAATGCTAGCATGGTTGCGAAGTTACTATGGAAATCTAGTGTCCCCTCGTAGTACAGACCTTCTTTTGTGGCTGCTTCATGAAGATGAGGAAAGGGACGATTTATTTACAGTGCTACGCTCTccttatgttttttatttaatgtatTCCAG AGGAAGAGCTAGTGAGTTGGTCGGTTTGTGGAATTTTTTGAATGAGGAAAAGCAAGCTATTGCTACTTACTACAATGATGCTCTCAAGCAACTTGAAACCACCTGGAACCAACAGAACAACAAATTGCACAGCATGACTGAAGTTGCTCACATATATGAAGCATTTGGCAGATTTCTAAAAGACCTTGGTCTCATGGAAGAG gCAGTAGCAGCTCTCCAAAGATCTCTAGAAATCCAGGAAACTGTCCTGGATCCAGATCACCCAGCTATTGCTGATACACTGCACCACCTTGCTTCAGTCTATGTGCAGTGGGGTAAATTAAGTGCTGCTGAACCCCTTTATAG ACAGTCGTTAGAGCTTGTTGAAAGTGCAGCTGGTTCAGATCACCCAAGGGTTGCCCAGGAGCTCAGTGCCTTAGTTAAAATTGCTCGTAAAACTGGACGCCGGGATTATGCAAATCAATTGCAATTAAGAGTCATTTCAATAACCAAGAGAAATGGGAAAATTTCTTTG AATCATTTGGAACGAATAAGAAAAAGGACTCTAACACTTGAAGAGTTAACATTGGGAGAAGATTCTCTTGAAACTGCACAAGCTCTCTATGATTTAGGAGTTCTCTATCacttacaaaataatttaga AAATGCAGAGTCAGTCTTCAAACGAAGCGTCAAAATTCGTGAAAAGTTAATCGGCCGCAAGAATTTGGAAGTTGCACAATGTCTACACAATCTAGGATCTGTGTACAATGAGCGTCGACAATATTCAAAAGCATTGGATTGTATGTCAGATGCTTTAACAATAAG AAAGGAAATGCTTGGTTTGCATGATTCTAGTACAGTCAGTACATTGAAACATGTGGCTGTGCTTTACAAAAAACTAAACGATCACAACAAAGCTCGTCATTCATATGAACACCTTCTCCAGATATCAATAGAGGTGTCCGGTGAAAAATCGACCTCTACAGCAAATGCGATG GTTGATCTTGCTGTAGCTGAATGCCAAACCAAACACCTTGATGCTGCATTTCCATTGTACAAGAAAGCCTTGGTTATTTATCGCAATGTGTATGGTGGAAGTTGTCAGCAAGTTTCACAAACACTTAGAAACATAGCCGTACTTCT GTATCAGCAAGGCAACTTGGAAGAGGCTGCTAAAGTATACAAAGAGAGCATGGGTGATAAAtcacataaataa
- the LOC143469499 gene encoding nephrocystin-3-like isoform X3: protein MKRHSSQPAGQFFASLMLRQKQNDGNVRPSVSLRSSGSFDPSSPYSQLLPPEVIESFRKEYEALKLTNEQEIQALQRKEQKMDTENNRLRAELQALNKQCQKLRQERDVAKDRCYEASERAIALEQDREKVQRQFKIFRETKESEIQDLLQAKRQLESKFQRLEAHGMATVDDHNFSSNDTMQNLRNSAGQFGVESEWWAAPESEATSLFGSCIHLQNDSNLECSDSLPDMHDNARLRDTEDFDQDFTSTNTFSTLNNFTNVPPATQTGDFYPTAILRCYVSATPDVIQDAKMLLLHPDLKELKQSCIKEGYCLSIAHFTGMENYHQILKEGECSDLPNNATIQFAVSKCSVFVIFIGSVLGPYTETECQEAHFNMPGLKNTLFCIKQSSHNTSNSCAKILKRIEESSVKKTSFYNSPDDGCNTALKEIFKAVLLEFGVNMPNSCTNSYHAPYEVSCIDEVGLDPYVEVTQHEIALMTSKENQVKVVGLDKSFDRMDEAVSSPGPVPPLLVSGTAGSGKTCLLSSWISRLRSNCPDALILSHFVTGPSAVDADPVILLRRLLLQLCQHLPAGNPSQTQLYASYDVIRLSETLPRWLEQLSSRSNRRIVLVIDSLDLIQDAQKHFNWLLDPLHVGVRVVFSVGVDSCPEEWRQFPTLHLEPLSVQSVKTLLSEHAVKRNVLLSQQWEYDVISHCRTATTCHPLYVTLLSMLVCNICEGYISQKFFHACCQTRDSVELYGMFLHETEEKCSSQDTNNYVKATLQFIACSPYGLSETELMSLVPDLTWLTWTNLIHTLTMLCIIKEKAGFFVPHNSEISRLLFERYVGNHSNKRRCHKKMLAWLRSYYGNLVSPRSTDLLLWLLHEDEERDDLFTVLRSPYVFYLMYSRGRASELVGLWNFLNEEKQAIATYYNDALKQLETTWNQQNNKLHSMTEVAHIYEAFGRFLKDLGLMEEAVAALQRSLEIQETVLDPDHPAIADTLHHLASVYVQWGKLSAAEPLYRQSLELVESAAGSDHPRVAQELSALVKIARKTGRRDYANQLQLRVISITKRNGKISLNHLERIRKRTLTLEELTLGEDSLETAQALYDLGVLYHLQNNLENAESVFKRSVKIREKLIGRKNLEVAQCLHNLGSVYNERRQYSKALDCMSDALTIRKEMLGLHDSSTVSTLKHVAVLYKKLNDHNKARHSYEHLLQISIEVSGEKSTSTANAMVDLAVAECQTKHLDAAFPLYKKALVIYRNVYGGSCQQVSQTLRNIAVLLYQQGNLEEAAKVYKESMGDKSHK from the exons GATAGAGAAAAAGTTCAGCGCCAATTTAAGATTTTTAGAGAAACCAAAGAGTCAGAAATTCAAGATCTATTGCAG GCCAAGCGACAATTGGAGAGTAAATTCCAACGATTGGAAGCTCATGGCATGGCAACTGTTGATGATCATAACTTTAGTAGTAATGACACTATGCAAAATTTAAGGAATTCAGCTG gCCAGTTTGGTGTAGAGAGTGAATGGTGGGCTGCACCAGAAAGTGAGGCTACCTCACTATTTGGAAGTTGTATACACCTACAAAATGATTCTAATTTGGAGTGCTCTGATAGTTTACCTGACATGCATGACAATGCAAGGCTTCGAGATACTGAA GACTTTGATCAGGATTTTACGTCAACAAATACTTTTTCCactttaaataactttacaaATGTTCCTCCAGCCACTCAAACTGGGGATTTCTATCCAACAGCAATATTAAG atgTTATGTTTCTGCCACTCCAGATGTGATTCAGGATGCCAAGATGTTATTGTTGCATCCAGATCTCAAAGAATTAAAACAATCTTGCATCAAAGAAGGTTATTGTCTTTCTATTGCTCATTTCACTG GTATGGAAAATTatcatcaaattttaaaagaaggAGAATGTTCGGACTTACCAAATAATGCTACAATACAATTTGCTGTGTCTAAATGTTCCGTTTTCGTCATTTTTATTGGAAGCGTTTTGGGGCCATACACTGAGACGGAATGTCAGGAAGCGCATTTCAATATGCCTGGTTTAAAGAATActttattttgtataaaacaGAGT AGCCACAATACTTCTAATTCTTGTGCTAAAATTCTTAAACGTATTGAGGAAAGCTCAGTTAAGAAGACGTCGTTCTACAATTCTCCTGATGATGGATGTAATACAGCTTTAAAGGAGATATTTAAAGCTGTGCTCCTG GAGTTTGGAGTGAATATGCCAAATAGTTGCACTAATTCTTATCATGCCCCATATGAGGTGAGCTGTATTGACGAAGTGGGATTGGATCCATATGTTGAAGTAACACAGCATGAAATAGCTTTGATGACCAGCAAGGAGAACCAAGTAAAAGTAGTTGGCTTGGACAag TCATTTGATAGAATGGATGAGGCTGTATCATCTCCTGGTCCAGTGCCACCACTTTTGGTTTCCGGTACTGCTGGTTCCGGgaaaacatgtttgttatCAAG TTGGATATCCAGACTACGAAGTAACTGTCCAGATGCACTTATATTGTCTCACTTTGTCACTGGCCCGAGTGCAGTCGATGCCGATCCTGTTATTCTTTTAAG GCGGCTGCTGTTGCAGTTATGTCAGCACTTACCTGCTGGCAATCCATCACAAACTCAATTATATGCTTCATATGATGTTATTCGGCTGAGTGAAACCCTTCCACGCTGGCTTGAACAGCTTTCATCTCGAAGCAATAGACGTATTGTACTTGTAATTGATTCATTAGACTTAATTCAG GATGCtcagaaacattttaattggCTATTGGATCCTCTACATGTAGGGGTAAGAGTTGTTTTTTCTGTAGGAGTAGATTCATGTCCAGAAGAGTGGCGCCAGTTTCCAACTTTGCACTTGGAGCCACTTTCTGTTCAATCTGTTAAAACTCTCCTTTCAGAGCATGCAGTAAAAAGAAATGTACTGCTTTCTCAGCAATGG GAATATGATGTCATATCCCATTGCCGAACTGCAACAACATGTCATCCTCTTTATGTTACTTTGCTGTCTATGTTAGTTTGCAA CATTTGTGAGggatatatttcacaaaagttttttcatgCTTGTTGTCAAACTCGAGATTCAGTTGAACTCTATGGAATGTTTTTGCATGAAACAGAAGAAAAATGTAGTAGCCAAGATACTAACAATTACGTGAAAGCTACTCTTCAG ttTATTGCTTGTTCTCCCTACGGACTTTCAGAAACCGAGCTAATGTCATTGGTACCAGACTTGACTTGGTTAACATGGACGAATCTCATACATACACTAACAATGTTGTGTATTATTAAAGAAAAGGCCGGATTTTTTGTACCACACAATTCTGAG ATATCTAGGTTGTTATTTGAAAGATATGTCGGAAATCATTCCAATAAAAGGAGATGCCATAAAAAAATGCTAGCATGGTTGCGAAGTTACTATGGAAATCTAGTGTCCCCTCGTAGTACAGACCTTCTTTTGTGGCTGCTTCATGAAGATGAGGAAAGGGACGATTTATTTACAGTGCTACGCTCTccttatgttttttatttaatgtatTCCAG AGGAAGAGCTAGTGAGTTGGTCGGTTTGTGGAATTTTTTGAATGAGGAAAAGCAAGCTATTGCTACTTACTACAATGATGCTCTCAAGCAACTTGAAACCACCTGGAACCAACAGAACAACAAATTGCACAGCATGACTGAAGTTGCTCACATATATGAAGCATTTGGCAGATTTCTAAAAGACCTTGGTCTCATGGAAGAG gCAGTAGCAGCTCTCCAAAGATCTCTAGAAATCCAGGAAACTGTCCTGGATCCAGATCACCCAGCTATTGCTGATACACTGCACCACCTTGCTTCAGTCTATGTGCAGTGGGGTAAATTAAGTGCTGCTGAACCCCTTTATAG ACAGTCGTTAGAGCTTGTTGAAAGTGCAGCTGGTTCAGATCACCCAAGGGTTGCCCAGGAGCTCAGTGCCTTAGTTAAAATTGCTCGTAAAACTGGACGCCGGGATTATGCAAATCAATTGCAATTAAGAGTCATTTCAATAACCAAGAGAAATGGGAAAATTTCTTTG AATCATTTGGAACGAATAAGAAAAAGGACTCTAACACTTGAAGAGTTAACATTGGGAGAAGATTCTCTTGAAACTGCACAAGCTCTCTATGATTTAGGAGTTCTCTATCacttacaaaataatttaga AAATGCAGAGTCAGTCTTCAAACGAAGCGTCAAAATTCGTGAAAAGTTAATCGGCCGCAAGAATTTGGAAGTTGCACAATGTCTACACAATCTAGGATCTGTGTACAATGAGCGTCGACAATATTCAAAAGCATTGGATTGTATGTCAGATGCTTTAACAATAAG AAAGGAAATGCTTGGTTTGCATGATTCTAGTACAGTCAGTACATTGAAACATGTGGCTGTGCTTTACAAAAAACTAAACGATCACAACAAAGCTCGTCATTCATATGAACACCTTCTCCAGATATCAATAGAGGTGTCCGGTGAAAAATCGACCTCTACAGCAAATGCGATG GTTGATCTTGCTGTAGCTGAATGCCAAACCAAACACCTTGATGCTGCATTTCCATTGTACAAGAAAGCCTTGGTTATTTATCGCAATGTGTATGGTGGAAGTTGTCAGCAAGTTTCACAAACACTTAGAAACATAGCCGTACTTCT GTATCAGCAAGGCAACTTGGAAGAGGCTGCTAAAGTATACAAAGAGAGCATGGGTGATAAAtcacataaataa
- the LOC143469499 gene encoding nephrocystin-3-like isoform X5, with the protein MDTENNRLRAELQALNKQCQKLRQERDVAKDRCYEASERAIALEQDREKVQRQFKIFRETKESEIQDLLQAKRQLESKFQRLEAHGMATVDDHNFSSNDTMQNLRNSAGQFGVESEWWAAPESEATSLFGSCIHLQNDSNLECSDSLPDMHDNARLRDTEDFDQDFTSTNTFSTLNNFTNVPPATQTGDFYPTAILRCYVSATPDVIQDAKMLLLHPDLKELKQSCIKEGYCLSIAHFTGMENYHQILKEGECSDLPNNATIQFAVSKCSVFVIFIGSVLGPYTETECQEAHFNMPGLKNTLFCIKQSSHNTSNSCAKILKRIEESSVKKTSFYNSPDDGCNTALKEIFKAVLLEFGVNMPNSCTNSYHAPYEVSCIDEVGLDPYVEVTQHEIALMTSKENQVKVVGLDKSFDRMDEAVSSPGPVPPLLVSGTAGSGKTCLLSSWISRLRSNCPDALILSHFVTGPSAVDADPVILLRRLLLQLCQHLPAGNPSQTQLYASYDVIRLSETLPRWLEQLSSRSNRRIVLVIDSLDLIQDAQKHFNWLLDPLHVGVRVVFSVGVDSCPEEWRQFPTLHLEPLSVQSVKTLLSEHAVKRNVLLSQQWEYDVISHCRTATTCHPLYVTLLSMLVCNICEGYISQKFFHACCQTRDSVELYGMFLHETEEKCSSQDTNNYVKATLQFIACSPYGLSETELMSLVPDLTWLTWTNLIHTLTMLCIIKEKAGFFVPHNSEISRLLFERYVGNHSNKRRCHKKMLAWLRSYYGNLVSPRSTDLLLWLLHEDEERDDLFTVLRSPYVFYLMYSRGRASELVGLWNFLNEEKQAIATYYNDALKQLETTWNQQNNKLHSMTEVAHIYEAFGRFLKDLGLMEEAVAALQRSLEIQETVLDPDHPAIADTLHHLASVYVQWGKLSAAEPLYRQSLELVESAAGSDHPRVAQELSALVKIARKTGRRDYANQLQLRVISITKRNGKISLNHLERIRKRTLTLEELTLGEDSLETAQALYDLGVLYHLQNNLENAESVFKRSVKIREKLIGRKNLEVAQCLHNLGSVYNERRQYSKALDCMSDALTIRKEMLGLHDSSTVSTLKHVAVLYKKLNDHNKARHSYEHLLQISIEVSGEKSTSTANAMVDLAVAECQTKHLDAAFPLYKKALVIYRNVYGGSCQQVSQTLRNIAVLLYQQGNLEEAAKVYKESMGDKSHK; encoded by the exons GATAGAGAAAAAGTTCAGCGCCAATTTAAGATTTTTAGAGAAACCAAAGAGTCAGAAATTCAAGATCTATTGCAG GCCAAGCGACAATTGGAGAGTAAATTCCAACGATTGGAAGCTCATGGCATGGCAACTGTTGATGATCATAACTTTAGTAGTAATGACACTATGCAAAATTTAAGGAATTCAGCTG gCCAGTTTGGTGTAGAGAGTGAATGGTGGGCTGCACCAGAAAGTGAGGCTACCTCACTATTTGGAAGTTGTATACACCTACAAAATGATTCTAATTTGGAGTGCTCTGATAGTTTACCTGACATGCATGACAATGCAAGGCTTCGAGATACTGAA GACTTTGATCAGGATTTTACGTCAACAAATACTTTTTCCactttaaataactttacaaATGTTCCTCCAGCCACTCAAACTGGGGATTTCTATCCAACAGCAATATTAAG atgTTATGTTTCTGCCACTCCAGATGTGATTCAGGATGCCAAGATGTTATTGTTGCATCCAGATCTCAAAGAATTAAAACAATCTTGCATCAAAGAAGGTTATTGTCTTTCTATTGCTCATTTCACTG GTATGGAAAATTatcatcaaattttaaaagaaggAGAATGTTCGGACTTACCAAATAATGCTACAATACAATTTGCTGTGTCTAAATGTTCCGTTTTCGTCATTTTTATTGGAAGCGTTTTGGGGCCATACACTGAGACGGAATGTCAGGAAGCGCATTTCAATATGCCTGGTTTAAAGAATActttattttgtataaaacaGAGT AGCCACAATACTTCTAATTCTTGTGCTAAAATTCTTAAACGTATTGAGGAAAGCTCAGTTAAGAAGACGTCGTTCTACAATTCTCCTGATGATGGATGTAATACAGCTTTAAAGGAGATATTTAAAGCTGTGCTCCTG GAGTTTGGAGTGAATATGCCAAATAGTTGCACTAATTCTTATCATGCCCCATATGAGGTGAGCTGTATTGACGAAGTGGGATTGGATCCATATGTTGAAGTAACACAGCATGAAATAGCTTTGATGACCAGCAAGGAGAACCAAGTAAAAGTAGTTGGCTTGGACAag TCATTTGATAGAATGGATGAGGCTGTATCATCTCCTGGTCCAGTGCCACCACTTTTGGTTTCCGGTACTGCTGGTTCCGGgaaaacatgtttgttatCAAG TTGGATATCCAGACTACGAAGTAACTGTCCAGATGCACTTATATTGTCTCACTTTGTCACTGGCCCGAGTGCAGTCGATGCCGATCCTGTTATTCTTTTAAG GCGGCTGCTGTTGCAGTTATGTCAGCACTTACCTGCTGGCAATCCATCACAAACTCAATTATATGCTTCATATGATGTTATTCGGCTGAGTGAAACCCTTCCACGCTGGCTTGAACAGCTTTCATCTCGAAGCAATAGACGTATTGTACTTGTAATTGATTCATTAGACTTAATTCAG GATGCtcagaaacattttaattggCTATTGGATCCTCTACATGTAGGGGTAAGAGTTGTTTTTTCTGTAGGAGTAGATTCATGTCCAGAAGAGTGGCGCCAGTTTCCAACTTTGCACTTGGAGCCACTTTCTGTTCAATCTGTTAAAACTCTCCTTTCAGAGCATGCAGTAAAAAGAAATGTACTGCTTTCTCAGCAATGG GAATATGATGTCATATCCCATTGCCGAACTGCAACAACATGTCATCCTCTTTATGTTACTTTGCTGTCTATGTTAGTTTGCAA CATTTGTGAGggatatatttcacaaaagttttttcatgCTTGTTGTCAAACTCGAGATTCAGTTGAACTCTATGGAATGTTTTTGCATGAAACAGAAGAAAAATGTAGTAGCCAAGATACTAACAATTACGTGAAAGCTACTCTTCAG ttTATTGCTTGTTCTCCCTACGGACTTTCAGAAACCGAGCTAATGTCATTGGTACCAGACTTGACTTGGTTAACATGGACGAATCTCATACATACACTAACAATGTTGTGTATTATTAAAGAAAAGGCCGGATTTTTTGTACCACACAATTCTGAG ATATCTAGGTTGTTATTTGAAAGATATGTCGGAAATCATTCCAATAAAAGGAGATGCCATAAAAAAATGCTAGCATGGTTGCGAAGTTACTATGGAAATCTAGTGTCCCCTCGTAGTACAGACCTTCTTTTGTGGCTGCTTCATGAAGATGAGGAAAGGGACGATTTATTTACAGTGCTACGCTCTccttatgttttttatttaatgtatTCCAG AGGAAGAGCTAGTGAGTTGGTCGGTTTGTGGAATTTTTTGAATGAGGAAAAGCAAGCTATTGCTACTTACTACAATGATGCTCTCAAGCAACTTGAAACCACCTGGAACCAACAGAACAACAAATTGCACAGCATGACTGAAGTTGCTCACATATATGAAGCATTTGGCAGATTTCTAAAAGACCTTGGTCTCATGGAAGAG gCAGTAGCAGCTCTCCAAAGATCTCTAGAAATCCAGGAAACTGTCCTGGATCCAGATCACCCAGCTATTGCTGATACACTGCACCACCTTGCTTCAGTCTATGTGCAGTGGGGTAAATTAAGTGCTGCTGAACCCCTTTATAG ACAGTCGTTAGAGCTTGTTGAAAGTGCAGCTGGTTCAGATCACCCAAGGGTTGCCCAGGAGCTCAGTGCCTTAGTTAAAATTGCTCGTAAAACTGGACGCCGGGATTATGCAAATCAATTGCAATTAAGAGTCATTTCAATAACCAAGAGAAATGGGAAAATTTCTTTG AATCATTTGGAACGAATAAGAAAAAGGACTCTAACACTTGAAGAGTTAACATTGGGAGAAGATTCTCTTGAAACTGCACAAGCTCTCTATGATTTAGGAGTTCTCTATCacttacaaaataatttaga AAATGCAGAGTCAGTCTTCAAACGAAGCGTCAAAATTCGTGAAAAGTTAATCGGCCGCAAGAATTTGGAAGTTGCACAATGTCTACACAATCTAGGATCTGTGTACAATGAGCGTCGACAATATTCAAAAGCATTGGATTGTATGTCAGATGCTTTAACAATAAG AAAGGAAATGCTTGGTTTGCATGATTCTAGTACAGTCAGTACATTGAAACATGTGGCTGTGCTTTACAAAAAACTAAACGATCACAACAAAGCTCGTCATTCATATGAACACCTTCTCCAGATATCAATAGAGGTGTCCGGTGAAAAATCGACCTCTACAGCAAATGCGATG GTTGATCTTGCTGTAGCTGAATGCCAAACCAAACACCTTGATGCTGCATTTCCATTGTACAAGAAAGCCTTGGTTATTTATCGCAATGTGTATGGTGGAAGTTGTCAGCAAGTTTCACAAACACTTAGAAACATAGCCGTACTTCT GTATCAGCAAGGCAACTTGGAAGAGGCTGCTAAAGTATACAAAGAGAGCATGGGTGATAAAtcacataaataa